The Nicotiana tabacum cultivar K326 chromosome 5, ASM71507v2, whole genome shotgun sequence sequence TGATAATTAAAATCAGGCTTATCCTTGAGAGTCTTTAAGATTCTGGTCAAGTATTCCCTGGCCAGAACAAAAAAGTATAAGGCGACAGTAGATCCCCTTGTCTAACTCCTCTTTTGGCATCATAAGGAGTTGTTGGCTTACCATTTATAACTATAGAATATGACATTATAGTAACACATGTCATGATCCATGAAAGAAACTTCTATGGTATATTCAGTTCTATGAGCACAACACATGTCATGATCTATGAAAAAAACTTCTATGGTATATTCAGTTTTGTGACCACCTGTTCAAGAAACTTCCACCCTGCAGAATCATATGTTTTTTGCATATTGATCTTGACCATACGCCTGGGTGACACACCTTTCCTTCCATAACCTTTTACAAGTTCATGTCCAGTAGAATTTTATCATTCAGCATTCTACCTATTACAAATGTTGCTTGACTCATGTCTATTAAGGATCCCATAACTGGTTGCAATCTACTTGTGATCATCTTTGagataattttgtatataatgGTGCAGCATGATATTGGTCTATACTACTTGATAGAAGAAGGGTTCTTCACTTTGGGTATTAAGGTAATTGATGTATTGTTTGTGTACTTGTACATGGAGCCTTCATTAAAGAACTTCAACACAGCCTGCGTAACATCATCACTGATTATGTGCCATGTCTTCTTATAGAAGTATGCATTAAAACCATCCCCTCTTGGAGCCTTAGAGTCTCATATTCCTTGTAATGCTTGCACCACATCTTCTTTAGTGAAATGGGAAATAAGTTGTAACTACTGCAATCTTGTAAGTCCTGGACCCTTTCTCATTATATTAGGATTAGTAGCAGGTATGCTATTAGTTGACCTTCCTAGTAATCCTCTATAAAAGCTCACTACTTATTGCTCAATTCCTTCTGGTGTTTTGATCAATCTGCTATCATCACTTGTGAGCATTTTAATTTAGTTTTGTGTTGTTCTTCCTTTCATACTGGAAAAGAAGAAGGCTGTATTGGAATCACCCAATTTAAGTCACTGCACTCTAGATATCTGCTTATATATGCTTTCCTCTATCTTGCTCCATTTTTCTAACTGCTGTTTACTGAATTTTTCTGTATCAAACATATGTGCAGGGGTTGTAGTGGTCCTCATCTGAGCTTGTATGATAGCTAGTGTCTCCCAGAGTTGTTGGACCTTATTTGTTGTGCTTGCAAACCCCTTCCTGTTAAGACTTTTGAGTGCAACCTTTACATTTCTTAAATTCTGTCAGATGCCTCTCATACTTCCTTCTTTGTTATCCCATCCTTCCCGTATTATATTTCCAAATTCTGGATGATCAGTTAAGcaattgaagaatttgaaaggCTTCCCCCTAATATCCATTGTTGTTTCTAGCTCCATATACATTGGAGAATGGTCTAAAAACTGaggatgtcacaacccaaattagAGGTCCGCAACAGGCACCCGATACTTTACTCaattgagtaccaacgtaacataacTTTCTTATAACACCATCATGGTTAAATGGACCGGAAGAGCCGTCAtgatataaccagaataaaacataagggaatactcgacacAAGACGACCGAagatgtaatacaaacttataaaTGAGACATACGGTCCTATAAGACCCAAAATGAAcactcatacactgaacataagctgacaaggccatacaatatttcatatacatgacatatgtttacaagcctctaagattacatacacatcataaaggttgggatagGGACCgtccatactaatcaatacatgccaaatcatactgaccaaataggcaactccggagcaagtggagtgcaccaacacctttcgctgagctgatagcctactaggaggaatgtTAACCTATCTATTGGAACATGCAGGAATGCAatacagcatccccaggcaaaaggatatcagtacgaataaagcaccaagtatgtaaggcaggaaatcATAAATAAGgatagtaatgtaaagagagatataGGAGATACAACTTATAGCATCTGAGTGACTCTGAGGGCTactaacatgaaatgcatgatacatatatatacataaactttcaaaaacatacgcctctgtgggcatcatcatcatcatatcataccgacctcaaagaggactcggtaaaatgTACCCAGCCATCATAAAGGaacggtagaatcgtacccggccacgtagagctcagtaaaacccaactgatcagtggttgcacaattggtgccatacccggccgactatagcgtggctcagtagagtaaaatagatactatatataatgcatgttagactcatggaatcacgttctaaagcTTTCGGTATGACTTAAGGTCGTttcaccttcgattaacattatggacatccataccctaaatatgaaccttagtaggattcaagaaTCATACACAattgcttagaataactttataaggaaagaacaacatggacaaccttagttgctaggagtagatctgttatgaaatagcgtatttATTTCCCTatcgatcatgccaaaagaaagaagcaaGTGCCTTAACATAACTTAAACctattgagtccttaataccttccaatcaactcttcaaacaagtcaactcaatctatcatagtataaggagattcaaaatcagtgttgagcaaaggctaagtctgtaacttaagctagtagctcatttacgtaaattCAGGCAGTATCTTCCTTGTAACAAGGgtctcctccaataccatataccaacaacaaccagagaaatccagcaatatataaatatcaacagcaagacaccatataacaacaacaagtcacaactacttcacgacgagcgacaagctctGATTGGAATCCATATAActcatatcaccccttatagacttcttacattaacttaacagtatcattaacatgataatgaagccattaatcaattattccatctttataccatatatttataataaagaaaataatcagTAACTCCCACAATCTTCAATTAGTacctttattcactagttcatgtctactccatccatttaacttaatcaacatcaagataaccttaagaaaaatcaagaacacaatataattaccttcTACAGTGTATGCAAGTCGAAATCCATGTTACATTTAGCTTACAACAACCCAACTCAATCACTTTATACCCAAAACGACAactatagtagtgtcaaacacgCCGAATCTATTACAAAGAACGACTAATCCACCATTTgtccattatgtggtgtttctacaTACCATTTTTCATCCAAAACTTCATGAAACATCAGCAACATATACAACCCAACAGCAACACGAAATAGCCCAAAAACAGCCCACAACAAGTCGAATAATTCGAACTCACTGCTttcgatcaccatcccgtgagttctagctattaggaaatgaatttatcaaacTTCATtcatatttaaaagcttaaatacagaaataatgcattttcttaactattaaataccttccaaaactcaaactacaaagaaaaagagaggcaatatagcgatacttacattGTAgagatcgttttaatgttatcgctatTTGATTTCGTGCCCCGCATGATAATCTTGTTGGAAGCCCTTGTGGAGATCTTGAGGGAAAGTTTAGGGTTGTTATTTGGTCTTTCTCTCTAGAAAAATGGGGAAAGAGACGAGATAAGGGATGTAAATATCCCATTTTGTTGAAAAGTaaaaaaaggtgctacttggcacgcTAGCATTGGTCCTTCTTCCAACTCTTATAACTTTTTATCCGAGTGTCGTATGAGTGAACGGTTAAgagagttagaaactagattcaaagaccTTAAaattggtatataatatgtcccaaaaagatctcatataacacacaaaatgtCTTTCTCAAAAAAGCTTGAGTGAGACACCTACTTACCACCTATGCAGTCTGTGCAGTCTTGTGAATCTgcaaatatctctatactccaatGTAGTACGGATTGAAATTAGActtgtagatcttcaatttgatatatGGATCATCCCGTAGTTCcaaatatattgggagaaaagcttcacttcatttgacctaatgtttagcACATTTATAAatgcaacttgtgatgacttttgccaacttttgttccacatcTCGCTTGTCTTTAAAatgtaacacacgactatcatatctagtgggaaccaaagtcatcgtttACATAGAtaattcagctatcagatacttgtttgaaaagaaaaatgccaagccaaggctgattcgttgggtcctcctacTGCAAGAgattgacttagagatccgagatagaaaagggacagagaatcaagtggctgatcacttgtccagattagaaaatcggagccatgtagctgaaggagagttaatcaaagaaacatttcctgatgagcagtTATTAGCAATCACCTTAAGTGAAGCCCCGTGGTATGCAGAGTATGTGAACTTTATTGCAAGTGGGTGACACCACCAGAATTGACACCTGATAATAGAAGAAGATTTCTATATGATGTGAGGTTCTACATGTGGGATAAGCCATTCGTATATAAGCAATGTACAGATCAATTAGTacgaaggtgtgttcctgaggaggagatacATGAAATATTGCATGATTGTCATGATTctccatatggaggtcatcacggtaGGGATAGAACTGCTCAAAAGGTGCTACAATCcggtttttattggccaaaattgtttaaggatgcacatgcctttgttaaaatatgtgacagatgccaaagaactggaacgGTCACGAAGAAGCATGAGATGTCTTTGCAGAATATACTAGTAGtagagctttttgatgtttgggggatcgATTTCATGGGATCATTCCCATACTCTAATGGTCACgggtacatcttggtggcggtcgactatgtgtctaagtgggtggaggccattgctcttcctactaatgacgcaAAGGTAGTGGTGAGATTTGTAAAGAAACACATCTTCACATGctttgggactccaagagtgttgataagtgatggagAAACTCACTTCTGTAATAAATTGCTGAATAATGTTCTTTCAAAGTATGGAGTTAAACACAAGGTTTTCACTGCCTATCACCCCTAGacgagtggtcaagtggaagtttcAAACAGAGAGGTAAAGCAGATTCTGGAGAAAACAGTAAGTGGAAATAGAAAGAACTAGGTagggaagctggatgacgcattatgggcatatcgcactgcatacaagactcccaTAGGTACTTCTCTATACATGTTAGTTTATAGAAAGGCGTGTCACTTGCCTgttgagcttgaacacaaagcctatagggcgattaaaaagctaaatatggagatggacttagCCGGCGAGAAGAGgttgctacaactcaacgagcttgatgaattctggTTGTATGCATATGAAAACGCtaaattatataaagaaaagaccaagaggtggcatgataagcatattcAACATCGCGAGTTTGAGCCAGGTCAGgaagttctcttgttcaattcaaggctaaagctttttcccgGGAAGCTTAAGTCTCGATGGTCGGGTCcttttgaagtggttagtgtgaaacctcatggagTAGTGGAATTGCATGATATGAGCTCCAAtgcaacattcttggtaaatgggaAGAGAGTAAAAtattattggggtggtgacattacATATCGCAAGACTTAGATGGACCTGGCTGATGCGTAAAGAACGTGTTgctcgtgccgcgatgttaaatcaggcgcttcttgggaggcaacccaagtattttcttttgttttcgtagtttgttcattatttttatttttctaggaGTTCCTTGAATTTTTTTGTAGGAATTATTTCTTGTATGTATTTATGAATAAAAAAAAGCCGCTCCAGGTGTGGGAAaatagggtggatgcgtcgcatccccctCAGCATGATAAAAAGACGGAACAACTGCACAAGGCAGTGAAGTGCGCCCATCACGTCCCTAGCCGCGTCCAAAATCAAATTTAGAAAAACAAATTGGATGTGTCGCGTCAAGCTCGCACTCACAGGTAAGTATATTTTTAACACATGATAAGCCTAAACCTCCTAAAATCCATCTTCCCAGACGCTCCTCTCATATCACCTGAAACCATCACACTGCCTTACCACAAACGCAATAGGTATGTACCTTCTTCctcattcttttcttcttttcttctctctcttaaCTCTTttatcttctctctctctctcactggTAGCAACAGAATCCCCACCCCAAATTCCCCTAGGTTAGGTTTCAATAAGTTGAATACAACATATGTGATGTAAAGGGgaaactaattttttttgttttattttgaggCTGGTGGGTGTTGTTCTtgctgtttgtgattgttgttagatgataaactagaattcccttcatctcgtcaAATTTGGGAGGGCAATCAAATTGACCAATTGTTAGAACAAGCTAAGCAAAACTATTGCATACCACATGTTTGACGAATTACCTGTGAGATAAATTTAGGCGCCGgcgaagtctgagtaaccgagcgaCACTGGTATATACTAGtgaataagtgtggggtcgttTGATGAATTGTGTAGATCGTTTGTAAGTGTTGGAGTTATGGGTGGTCGCCACTCATTCAACTCATGTGTTTGAGGCATGCAATGACCATGTGGCATTCAAGTGACTAACGACTTGATTGAATTGTATGAAAATAAGTTGCTAAACTGGTTGTATTGTGGAGTATTGTATGAAAATAACATTGTCCAACAACTGCTTTTGTGCGCTTTGAGCTTATTGGTATCTACTAGTGAACAAGTGTAGGGTAGAATGCGTTATTATATGTAATTGAACATGGTTTGTGAGCATGAATAGAATCACTCTTCTGTTGTGCATCATAATTTCTATGAAAAATGCATTGCTTACTTGTGAATTTAAATGAGGCACCAGTTACTTCATCCTGGTTGAAAGCCATGGGTTGTATTCATGAAGAACTGAATGGCATGACATAAAATTGATTCGAAGTGCACATTTTTGCATAGCTGTTCTATCTCTAAAATGTCAATATTTTTGCATACTAATTTGTGATTTCTATGTATCCCGGGTACCTAGGTTCACAAAATAGCGGCAAAAAGTAAAATGTCCAAACAACAAGAGAGAGATAATAACAAATAACCACCTAAAAAGCCTACCGGAAAGGCAACATGTACTCCAAAGCCACCAAACAAAAGGAAGCGGACTGAGAAAGCAAAGGAACTGCCGACTAGGCAGTTCTGAGCAAGAAGAGGAGGAACCATTGGTAAGAAGGACGGTGAAGAGGGGTACTAAAACAACATCATCAAATCCGCCATGCAAGGGGATAGAAATTAGAGAACCTGTGCCACACCAAAGCCAACCTTCTAAGTAGAGTGACCCGAGAGAGAAAGGGAAGTAGAAAGCTATTGCAGAATCTAAGTGCGAGTCTGATTCGGATGATGAGCTCTCACATGTCgacatgagtgatgaagatgagGGAGAACCAATAGACCGAGCTGCCTGGGAAGATAAATTTGTTAGTGAAAAGGCGTTCCGAGCTTATGAAAAGATCCTAGGTTCAAAGAAGTATATTCCAGAAAAACCAATCAGCATTGGAACGCTTAAGAAAAAGTATCCAGATTTTCTGAAATCCATTCGAGAAGTGCAGCAATGGGGGCCTATCTTGAAGGGCCATGGCAAGGCCAACCTCACTATTGTTAGAGAGCTTTAAGCCAATTGGCGTCATTTTCGGGGCAGCATTGTGAGAGTAAGAGGGGCGGACATTAATGTCTCAGCTGAAGCTCTTAATAATTTCTTGGGGGTGCCACGCACACCAACGGACAGGTTTGACTCTATGTGCAAAACACCTGATTATGCACATATTAAGTCTGTTTATACCCTACCAGGAAAGATGCAGATTGGAAGCATAGTAGTGTGGAGTGACATTCTCTGTCCAAAGAATTCATGAGCGCATTCGTACGGGCAGTTCTAAACTTCCTACGCAACTGCTTGATGCCATGCCAACACAAAACCGATGTCCCTCGACACCGAGCACTAGTGTTGTGTGCTTTATTGTAGGGGACACCACTCAACCTAGGGGTCATCATGCACGACCAGATGCAGTGCACTAGGATGAACTACATGTGAAGGTTGTTCTTTGCAAATACCTATCGGCTTACTTGATGGAGATGGGAGTAAaatgggacaaggagaatgatgacattgaaGCTAAAGCTTCAAGACCATATGATGTTACTCATGTACTAGAGCCGAACAAAGGAAGGTCCTCTAAGCTCACCATTCAGCAGTTATCTGAGCAATTGCAAGCcgatatgcaagagaacagggaTGAATTGATAGcgactcgggtagagttgagtgcTACTAGAGCTGAGTTGAGTCAGACGCGTGCGGATCTGAGCTGAATCCAAGCTGTGCAGGCCACGATGATGAGGGAGGTATCATTGCTCCTCTGTGCTTTAGTTGAACGTACAGATATAGATATCTCAGGGATGCTTGCATCGTCCACTGCTGGACCATCTACCTCAGCCCCTCCTATAGTCCCTGAGGCTCCATCCTCTATGCCTACTAAGGCTGCCGTGTTGCATACTACAGACTCAGTTCCCCTTGGCGATGATAGGACTGTGACCGAGCTCCCTATTCAAGAGGCTGCTATTGCAAGTCTAGATGAGGCCATGATAGATGTTGTGGATGCTTCGAGTACCCACTCAGATGTTGATGCTACCTCCGTCCCGACTACCCATAccactgctactgctgctgctctTCCGCCGACTGCGGAGGATCCCTCCACATTGACTTGAGGGAGTTTCATCTCACCCTACTCTGCTTTGTTTGTATGCATTGGGGACAACGCACgggtctaagtgtggggtgggggttattcatatttttgtgtagatgaATGTACGTAACTATTACAATTTTTTGTTGCTTTTGATACTATTGGGGGCTGTAATATTCACTGAATTAATGGCCTGTAATAGTTAGTAAATTTATCTATATGTAGTGACTCTTAGACTCTTGTGGTGTTTAGTTGTAGTAAGTAGccatatacaaaaaaaaagaaaaaaaatcagaaaatagaaGACTTTTCCCGACGACGGACTACTTGGACAGTTCTCTCGAGGGATTAAGGTCCTTAGAAAAGcataaaaaaagattttcttaGCCTTGAGTAGTTAGTAAATGTAGTCTATTAGGCAATAatctcccttggtttttctttcgcCATCGGTTCTTTTCCAATGGATGAATTTTTGAACCGggtattagtttttctttttagagtagtgTAGCATGTAAAGACTCAGACTAACTTCCGCATATTTTGTGACTTGTTTGATACTAACAGAGTTAGATCTGAGCATGTAGATTATAACTTTTTCCATGTATTATGAGGactatttttgcctttaaaagttgaATAGCTTCTTCGTGATGCTTAGGCTCATTGTCTTGACCCCTGCGCTAACTGTTGTGCTGTGTGCATTAAAATTTGGGGCTTAACTCAGTACTTGATTTGATTGAAAGTTGAAATGTAGTCATCCTAGGTTAATCATGTGCCaatgtgtggtgagattttttgTATAAGTCTCGTGTTGTACATTTGTGTCTAGAAATTGCCTgttatgtgagttgaagcgaaatcctAGGTTTTACTCTGTTTGAAatatgattttaggctttctttgatcctTTTGCACTATAATACTACCACAAATAAAATCCATCCCtagctaacccttttgagcctatatacttttatttggcacccataTTACAAGTCTATaccctttttgttcttaattaatattattttgatcCTTTACCTCTTAAGGCAATTTAGTTGCAAAATGAGCGCTTatagaagtaagaagggactaagtgtggggtggcttttgagtggaaccaatgaaagaaagaaggcatttattttgtaaaataatacaccactagcgaaaatctgaagaaaaaaaatggaGATAAGGAAAACTGAATAAATTGTTGTCCTATTCTTGCTAGTGGGGTATACATTAAGGTaatgcttaaagaaaaagggaacGTTGATGGGAGTGAATTTTGTTGAAAAATGAAAGTTGGGATTAAAGAGTTGGCGCTCAAAATTaattatgtgatgtgttaaagtgcctAGAAGGGTgactactattcctaaatatatcctacccgtcccttagcctacattataaccatgaaaactcctaattgatttgagatcgagcaagcctacattagtagatatttacattaagggcaagcatatggtaccttTTGTGCGCATGTGAACTTCattgagagaatgagagaattcTTCTACTGTTTTGAAGTCCTTAAATTACATTCAAATTTTATTTGAGTGTGCGGACTATCTTTCTCGATTTTGTGGTGAGGGCACATCTTTCATGATGGATAGGCAACTTTATTAAAATTTTCAGTCAGAGTGAGTAAGTTGGCCTAAAAGTAGTTATCTTAAGGAGTCAGTTTCTGAGGGTCAGATGTCCTAAATGTGCTATTTGATTGGTTTGAATTGTCCAATAGTGTACTTGACGTATTATTAACATGGAGAAGGAACTCCGAGAATGCATATGCAAGGGGCTAATTGTTGGTATCAATCAAAGTCATGGGTGCTTAAGCTTAATTGAAATGTGTGGCTTGATAGTGATAAGCTTAATTTTGTTCGATCGGTTGTGGGTTGATTCTACTttgctcgaggacgaacaaaggtttaagtgtgcggtggtgatgttgggcatatttctatatgttttgatattactttacccatgttttaacccctttttgttgttatttagtgttaaaaatgcccaacatggtttaattattggttttatgactaatggAGTTGTGTGGGATGATTTAgagtgtttggagtgcaaaaatatgaagaaaagatgTTCCAACTAGAGGAAAAGAGGTTGGATGCGAAGATTTTTGGTGCaccccttagcagtgaagtcatCCCATAGCATCcacacctgggcaaagctgagatggagggaaaaaaggggatgcgaagcatccaccttAGCATACGAAGCTAAGAAGCGGAGGACAAAGTGGATGTtcgcatccaccccagcatcaatccctgaagcagAGTCGGACTAGGattaggagaactttggcccacaacttttgtacgcaatatataagccaaaaacacctcttttaggtcatctaacatctTGGGAAAGgagaaaaagccacgacaaagcttgGGAACCACGAAATTCGTCTTGAGTTCttactttttccttcttttattgatttttatgtgcTCTTGGGAATTACTTGAGATTGTCACCATGAGTGTGCGTGGCaaagaaccctattattctagggtcatgggtaaaacatgaatattgatatttgaagtttaatttgacgaagttgactttatcatattggtttgtttatttaattttgtttttaattattttgctgagtagctaacagtaaaatactatctacgaatctagagttgaactcgaaagtgggaattctagattgcatatagaattaaatagagcaagttcttgaactcgggcatcggggaacggattcacaattaggatagacatatacctaattgtcttgcttggttgaGATACAGGAAGTATAAATGTAtttttgttaatcttaattccatagatatataggcattaagttagcttgaataagCGAGTAAGaattcgacagattct is a genomic window containing:
- the LOC107788864 gene encoding uncharacterized protein LOC107788864, with protein sequence MEMDLAGEKRLLQLNELDEFWLYAYENAKLYKEKTKRWHDKHIQHREFEPGQEVLLFNSRLKLFPGKLKSRWSGPFEVVSVKPHGVVELHDMSSNATFLVNGKRVKYYWGGDITYRKT